The proteins below are encoded in one region of Sagittula sp. P11:
- a CDS encoding energy transducer TonB has translation MSLAYRGAAGLLPMVVAGVAVSLAVHVALPASLLARAPEPEPEVRREDTGVQGAIMFDLSDIIAAPSDAGEDSTAVEEAVEAPTVTESPEAVHAARAADEPILNQTPYEVQDEELKFGIATPEPEQETEEIAEEVAQEFEEEQIDQASQTGAVEAEASEASVSGVDAEAQAETAQAESEGLTAEQMAEITEWQKAVVLRIAKAKAYPPSARKKGLEGEVRVKFTIDRYGAVTAREVEQSSGAAVLDEAALEVFDKLDRLPTPPNHLTGDSFTLVIPLNYTIRKG, from the coding sequence ATGAGCCTAGCCTACCGCGGGGCGGCGGGCCTTCTGCCGATGGTGGTGGCGGGCGTGGCGGTCAGCCTGGCCGTGCATGTCGCCTTGCCCGCGAGCCTCCTGGCCCGCGCGCCGGAGCCGGAGCCAGAGGTGCGGCGCGAGGACACCGGCGTGCAGGGCGCGATCATGTTCGACCTCTCCGACATCATCGCCGCCCCCTCCGACGCGGGCGAGGACAGCACCGCCGTCGAGGAAGCGGTTGAAGCCCCGACCGTCACGGAATCGCCCGAGGCCGTCCATGCGGCGCGCGCGGCGGACGAGCCGATCCTCAACCAGACGCCCTACGAGGTGCAGGACGAGGAGCTGAAATTCGGCATCGCCACGCCCGAGCCGGAGCAGGAAACCGAAGAGATCGCCGAAGAGGTCGCGCAGGAGTTCGAGGAAGAGCAGATCGACCAGGCCAGCCAGACCGGCGCGGTAGAGGCGGAGGCGTCGGAGGCCTCCGTCTCCGGCGTCGATGCGGAGGCGCAGGCCGAAACCGCGCAGGCCGAGAGCGAGGGCCTGACTGCCGAACAGATGGCCGAGATCACCGAATGGCAGAAAGCCGTCGTGCTGCGCATCGCCAAGGCCAAGGCCTACCCGCCGTCCGCGCGCAAGAAGGGGCTGGAAGGCGAGGTGCGCGTGAAGTTCACCATCGACCGCTACGGCGCCGTGACCGCGCGGGAGGTGGAGCAGTCGTCCGGGGCGGCCGTGCTGGACGAAGCGGCGCTCGAGGTCTTCGACAAGCTCGACCGGCTGCCGACGCCGCCGAACCACCTGACGGGCGACAGCTTCACGCTGGTCATCCCTCTGAACTACACGATCCGGAAAGGGTAG
- the exbB gene encoding tonB-system energizer ExbB, translating to MDFLNIPYVYALRAELLAWLSEAGQDHMSPVGMYLAADIVVKSVMVALAVASVLVWAIFLARVVLLMLARRRLARNYRALDRAGTLETAAARFRKRRGVMGAMVRAALAERQRSGNAPGAGIKERAESALSRVEVGAARSQQRGSALLAITGSTAPFIGLFGTVWGIMNSFISIAETNTTNLAVVAPGIAEALLATAIGLVAAIPAVIFYNLLARMLGGYKVMLGDASALVQRTLSRDLDLAMRPRMARPETFGDVAQHQAAE from the coding sequence ATGGATTTTCTGAACATACCGTATGTATACGCTCTGCGTGCAGAGCTGCTTGCCTGGCTGTCGGAGGCCGGTCAGGACCACATGTCGCCGGTCGGCATGTACCTTGCCGCCGACATCGTCGTGAAATCGGTGATGGTGGCGCTGGCCGTGGCCTCGGTACTGGTCTGGGCGATCTTCCTGGCCCGGGTCGTGCTGCTGATGCTGGCGCGGCGGCGGCTGGCGCGGAACTACCGCGCGCTCGACCGGGCCGGAACGCTTGAAACCGCCGCAGCGCGGTTCCGCAAGCGGCGCGGCGTCATGGGCGCCATGGTCCGGGCGGCTCTGGCAGAACGTCAGCGCTCAGGCAATGCGCCCGGTGCCGGCATCAAGGAACGGGCCGAAAGCGCGCTGTCGCGGGTCGAGGTCGGAGCGGCGCGCAGCCAGCAGCGCGGCTCGGCCCTCCTGGCGATCACCGGCTCCACCGCGCCTTTCATCGGCCTCTTCGGGACGGTCTGGGGGATCATGAACAGCTTCATCTCGATCGCCGAGACCAACACGACGAACCTGGCCGTCGTCGCCCCCGGCATCGCAGAGGCACTGCTGGCCACGGCCATCGGCCTTGTCGCGGCAATACCCGCCGTGATCTTCTACAACCTGCTGGCGCGGATGCTGGGCGGGTACAAGGTCATGCTGGGCGATGCCTCGGCGCTGGTGCAGCGGACCCTGTCCCGCGATCTGGATCTGGCCATGCGGCCAAGGATGGCGCGGCCCGAGACCTTCGGCGACGTGGCGCAGCATCAGGCGGCGGAGTGA
- a CDS encoding Fe2+-dependent dioxygenase, producing the protein MLITIPELFAKDEVQAIRAELDAADWQDGRASAGAQSQGVKRNRQLDPRSQAGQAIGQRIMERLHQTPLFLSAALPLRILPPMFNRYESGETFGVHVDNAIRVNPFSGERLRTDLSMTIFFSEPEEYEGGELIVEDHYGTQEVKLPAGDMVLYPSTSLHEVTPVTKGARVSSFFWLQSMVRSNEQRTILFDMDQAIQALAGRVGVDDPEVVTLTGIYHNMIRQWTDV; encoded by the coding sequence ATGCTCATCACCATCCCCGAGCTCTTCGCCAAGGACGAGGTGCAGGCGATCCGGGCAGAGCTGGACGCCGCCGACTGGCAGGACGGGCGCGCCTCTGCCGGGGCACAGTCGCAGGGCGTGAAGCGCAACCGCCAGCTCGACCCTCGGTCGCAGGCGGGGCAGGCCATCGGCCAGCGCATCATGGAGCGGCTGCACCAGACGCCGCTGTTCCTGTCCGCCGCGCTGCCGCTGCGCATCCTGCCACCGATGTTCAACCGCTACGAAAGCGGCGAGACCTTCGGCGTGCATGTCGACAACGCCATCCGGGTGAACCCCTTCAGCGGCGAGCGGCTGCGCACCGACCTGTCGATGACGATCTTCTTCTCGGAACCGGAGGAATACGAGGGCGGCGAACTGATCGTCGAGGACCACTACGGCACGCAGGAGGTGAAGCTGCCTGCGGGCGACATGGTGCTCTATCCCTCGACCTCTCTGCACGAGGTGACGCCGGTGACAAAGGGCGCGCGGGTGTCGTCCTTCTTCTGGCTGCAAAGCATGGTCCGCTCGAACGAGCAGCGCACGATCCTCTTCGATATGGACCAGGCGATCCAGGCGCTGGCCGGGCGGGTCGGTGTCGATGACCCGGAGGTCGTCACCCTGACCGGCATCTACCACAACATGATCCGCCAATGGACGGACGTCTGA
- the exbD gene encoding TonB system transport protein ExbD encodes MGARLSGGDDDDMAENADINITPFIDVMLVLLIIFMVAAPLSTVDIPVELPVAVAEAPQRPSEPVFITLKEDLSLAVGEVETTLDALVMEIGIATMLNRDERLYIRADKAVPYGELIRVMNVLRADGYLKVGLVGLDEAAAPEGTEAGGAGEAVE; translated from the coding sequence ATGGGGGCAAGGCTTTCGGGTGGCGATGACGATGACATGGCGGAAAACGCCGACATCAACATCACGCCCTTCATCGACGTCATGCTGGTGTTGCTGATCATCTTCATGGTGGCGGCGCCGCTGTCGACCGTGGACATTCCGGTTGAACTGCCGGTCGCCGTGGCGGAAGCGCCGCAGCGCCCGTCCGAGCCGGTGTTCATCACCCTGAAGGAAGACCTGTCGCTTGCCGTGGGCGAGGTGGAAACCACGCTCGACGCGCTGGTGATGGAGATCGGCATCGCCACCATGCTGAACCGCGACGAGCGGCTCTATATCCGCGCCGACAAGGCGGTGCCCTACGGAGAGCTGATCCGCGTGATGAACGTGCTGCGCGCCGACGGATACCTGAAGGTCGGGCTGGTGGGTCTGGACGAGGCCGCGGCGCCCGAGGGGACAGAGGCCGGCGGCGCAGGGGAGGCCGTGGAATGA